In Hemibagrus wyckioides isolate EC202008001 linkage group LG16, SWU_Hwy_1.0, whole genome shotgun sequence, the sequence gatgacacacccagaacctttcttcctgcctccctgatcacttctgctgtagtttcccagtcatctggcagcactacctgaccacccagagcctgcctcaacttctgtttAAATTTCTCACAATATTCCTccgttttcagcttccaccacttggttttcttctctatctctatctttgacctcttcttcttagagaccatcaaagtcatccaacacaccaccatcctatgctgtctggctacacacactttcagattgcctcttctatgtaagatgtagtctacctgtgtgctcctacctccactctcctacctccctcttctgaaaataagtgttaatcacagccatgtccatcctcctcaCAAAGTCCACTaacatctgtccttcaaggttcctttccttaactccaaacatgcccatcacctccttatcacctgtgttcccctcaccaacatgtaaCTCTAACTCGCAACTAACAtttggggcataaccactaacaacattcaacatcaccccttcaatctctaacttcagattcatcaccctgtctgacactctattcacctccagaacattcctcacaaactcctccttcaggaccacacctaccccatttctcttaccacccacaccataataaaacagcttgaatcctgctcctatactatgaGCCTTGCTACTCGTCCACCTGGTTTCCTGTATAAACAGTATATCcgccctctttctctccatcagccagctctctacctgtCCCTgccatagtaccaacattcagagttcctattctcttctctctctctgtgtacgcactctcctccctcctctacttcttcgaccaacagtagcccaatttccaccgggGCTCTGTAGGTCAATggtgccgatggcggtcgttgttaacccgggcctcgaccgatctggtatgaaattcagagtactgacgattcacaTGTTTAAATTTGGCAATTTTTACGTCacatgcccttcctgatgcaaccctctctatttatccgggcttgggaccagcacagaagtcattggactgtgacccccatggttAGATTAAtagaaattttaaataatataataaattatttaaccTGTGCAAAGTAGTGCTTTTATGCGTGTACAACAATCTGCTGAGGTAGAATGACATGTGTGAGGAAGTCCAGAGAagaagtccagaaagtccaggtcTAGGtattctggttgagggcccgaatggcctgtgggaagaagtGCCTCcatattctctctgtgtttgtcttcaAGGAGCGGAAACGTTTCCATGaccacaacagagagaagagtccattgctGGGCTGCCTtaattatcttcctggccttggtccagtaccacttgctgtatatggtctccaggtcaggaagctcaggattgcaccaccctctggagagcttgtctgtcctgcttggtgctgtttccaaaccgggctgtgatacttcccgtcaggatgctgtCAATgctgcaggtgtagaatgtctttagcacctttaaGGGCAGACGCTactgggccttcttcaccaggatGTTAACGTGACaagaccatgacaggtcctgcatgatgtaaacacctaggtaccagaaactgtccactctctccactggggtcccattGATAGTGAGTGGCTGGTAATTCTTCTTctgctttgtactgaagtccactatcagctccttagtcttgctgatgttcaggaggagattgttgtcctggcaccatgtctccaggttttcaATCCCccctaggtaggccgtctcatcattggtggagatcaggcccaccatcACAGTATCGTCCACAAACTtaatgatgttggtggagctggaagtggccacacagtcgtaggtgtacagtgagtacagcagggggctcagaacacaaccgtGGGGGGCTACAGTGCTGAGGGTGaatgagggtgagacatggttgcccacccttactgcctgtggtctgtgTGCTGCTTATCGTGCTGTTAGTGCTGCAAATGGGGTAATAGGTGTTTAGCTCTTCTGCCAGAGAAGCGTCTGCATACACCGTTCTGGAATATGATGTTCTGTAGTCCGTTATTGTCCTTagtgcagaaaataaacaaaaacaaacaaagtgtGGTCGGAGCAGTCGTGATGGCAGCTGACCTCACCGGTGTGATCttgaaacacttttttttatgtttcatgtGATAAGTTACTTACTGTTCAGTCACTTCCTGTTAGCGCTCCTGGTTCTGCATGAAAACAATGAGACAGACATGCTGTGCTCTCTCTGATAATCCATTGCATCCACTAAAAAACATCATAGAGGCAATGCCGTAAGTTCATTTATATGTCATTAGACATGTTAAAGATCATATATTAGTAATGATTTTGTTAAAAAGTTGATATTTGATAAGTTGCTAAAAACAGTTGTTTACCATTGTGTTCAATCTTTCAGTGATGCTAATAGCCATTGTAACTGCTACTACAAGGAGATCAGTGATTTAGGTTTGtgttatagtcatttataatgcaATATCTGTCAAGACACAAGCACTGAATATTGCTGTATAGTTTTGTTACAGTTTTCACCGCAAATGTTAATGAGGAAAAGTGACAGTAAATGAATCAACCTTACCACGACTCTTCATTGGCTACGGTTTAACTTGGTGTTTAGTCAGAGTTTCAACACACTACATGGAGAATTAACTGGAAGTGTGCGTGATGCCCTTAGATCCAACCCTCTTTCTGCTCTATTTAAACCTGAGTATCTGCTTCAGGTCAGAGTTTCTGAAAGATCAGAATAATGGTAAGTTCACTTTTCAATAATATagagattattatatattattatccaAACATCTCATAGGCTTCATTAACATTTCCTGCAGTGTAATAGAATAATTTATCTCTTTAAAATAAGCTTATTGTTTTTATACAAAATGCCTGAAAGAGAGAttttttgatgtatttttacagaaatccagaaatCTAAAttctttaaacatgttttttgcATTGGGTTCATGCATTGCAgatatttgcattatttattcatatcatCAATGACttgaaattatttaataataattccaaTTTTTTATAGTAACCTCAGAAACATTTACATgtaacttttttcatttttacctttgtaaatcatttttacagctatattgatttttttttgcatgcttCAATATTATGGcagaattttatttgtatttttttattttattttttatagaatAATGACATATAATCCCAATGAAGTCGTTACAATTCCAGGTTGTAAGAGAATAAAATTTGGAAATGTTTAATGAGCGAGTAGTTATGAGAGTGAAGACTCTATGTTTGTATCTTGTCTATgatcttctctttctttatttgttttttcggTTCCAAAGTCCATGATGAAGAGGTCTGTGTTTGTGGGTTTTGTCCTGCTTGCTCTCGTCCCATTGATTCATGCTGCCTGTTTGCGTCAACTGCCTAGTTTTGgtagatattttttaatttattattcttattagaAAGTTTCAgtaacataattattaatgaccATAACAGTGTGTAAGCATTCTGACTTCACTcacagatttttaaaagaaattaaaattttgTGAACAAGGAACCAGATCTAGAAGTTTAAAGATCTATCACATGATGTGCTGCACAGCGATCTGTATACTCAAATCTGGAAGctcaacaaaataaaagaaaaataacgcaaataataataataataataataattattattattattattattattattattattattattattattataagtattataataataataataataataataataataataataataataataataataataatccataaCTACAGCTACTGGCTTATTTTTAGTCACAAACTAATCCTTAATCTCTGGTCACTGgtttaacattaaacagtaaCAGCATGCTCACTGTCTTTATCCAGACAGGAATTTTATACTCTAATGCTTTCTGCTTATTTATGCTcgctggccactttaataggaacacccaTACACCTGTTCCTTCATGATATTGTTCACTCAACCATTCAGGtggcagcaaaaacaaaagctcTGAACTACTCCTGGAGGAACCTCctgaggtcagaggagaatggacagagtgtttttttttttgctgaagtaGTGAAAATAGCTAGTCTTTACAACCATTCTGAATAGAAAAGTATGGCAAAATGCCAATCATTGACGCAGATGGCAGGTTCTACTCCTGTCAGCAACAAACAGGAATCTGACACTCAAAAAGAAATCAGATACAGATTTAGCAAGACATTTCTAATCTTCTAATCATGAGGTTTGATTTTAAtgcttgatgtgaacattacctgaaacTGTAGCTTCATGATTTTGCAACACGGTCAGCCGACCGAAGAGACgcatgtttctaataaagttgCCAGCAAGTGTGTGTTGCATTTTGTAATTGAGCATCGACTTTCTTTACTGTAGGTGCGACTCATTGTCAAGACGGTCAGGATAAGACTTGGCACCCGATCGGAGCCGAATGGTTAAACAGCAAGTGCGCAAGATGTACATGTGGTGTGGTTGGGATGGAATGCTGTGACACGTAAAGATACACAACATACTGCAACAAAACATTCTTCACTTTATCACATTCTACACATTATCACATTCTTCACTTCATGACTTTCTACACATTATCACATTCTTCACTTCATGACTTTCTACACATTATCACATTCTTCACTTCATGACTTTCTACACATTATCACATTCTTCACTTCATGACTTTCTACACATTATCACATTCTTCACTTCATGACTTTCTACACATTATCACGTTCTTCACTTCATGACTTTCTACACATTATCACATTCTTCACTTCATTAGAGACATCATTTCTCTGCTAGAAAGTCGGATGTATTCACGTCTCATGACTGCTAGTAACGCTCAAGCTCAAGTgtagtttattaataaacacaattGATTTCTTCATTCAGGCATCAAATCAATCCCCCCTCTTATTGAAACAATTGTAGTTAATAATTCAGTGTTTTGCTCAGCCAAAGATTTGGATCCCAACTGATTGAAATTGTAGtgccattgttttttttgttttttttgtatttatcttGGTTTTTATTCATTGTTGTTGAAAACTTTAAACGACCtatattatttacttatataaGTAATTTGACAAATATCTGATCTGATATTtctgatctttttttcccccatttttcaGATTACCATCAGGTGTGTCTGGAGGCTGCACCATTAAATATGATTATGAAACCTGTACATATAAATTGATTCATCTGAATAAATTTGTTTCCTGTGGGGTTGTTGGAAAGTGATTGTaaagatgaaataaagaaattgaGATAAAAACAATCTTGGAATTAAAATCAGAGCAGAAGTACAAATACAACATGATGACTTTgaacctaaaataaaaaattacttactgacttttttgtattttgtggcTTGATGTGTCAGTAAAACAGACTGGAGAGTctggtttaataaaaaaagaaaatcctgtTTACTGTACAATACTTTGCAAAGAAAAATCTGATCTGCTGGAAAAATCAGATGATTGTTCACTTTTCATTATTTTAGAGTTATTCCCGAAGAAGTTTGTAATATAATTTAACATCTCATAGTCTTCATTAACATTTCCTGCAGTGTCCTGAAATAGTTCATCTCTTTAGAATAAGCTTATTGTGTTTATACAAAACGCTTAAAAGTGAGAaattattattgtgtgtattatttttacaGATATTTCAAAAGATAATGGACGACTGGCAAGAATATAGATGCACAAATACTCAGAAATCGTTTATTCAGTTACAATCAGTGCTTACATTACATAGAGTAATATCCATAAATTTTTTCATTAAATTCTATTGAATTATTTAACAACTCCAGTAAAACATTTTCAGTGAAGTGTGTAAACATTTCTGCACTCAGATAAACAgataattgaataaaatggaGGTTTACatgcatttacacacaaacacacagacacacacacacacagacacacacatacacatgcctTCTGATATGTTTTACTTAAATTCATAACACATTacaataacagtacatgaataaccctggaaactaatgatgatttaatgcaTTTACTAATCACAGCTAACTAATGAAGAGTTATTAACTTCAATGAGTCTTAGGAATTCATGCATGAATAACCAACACCTTATACAATGTGCAATATCCCTCTAATGGTTTTATAATAAGTGCAATATATAGATCTCAGTATATACAGTgtaatatatacaccgatcaggcataacattatgagcactgagaggtgaagtgaataacaatgattattcaattcaattcattcaattcagtggatttgtatagcgccttttacaatggacattgtctcacagcagctttacaaaagaagagaaacagagaaaggcgaaaaaaaaatatgaaattaaattattaaactattttatctctattttatccctaatgagcaagcctgtggagtcagtggcaaggaaaaactccctgtaatgatatgaggaagaaacctggagaggaaggtcctcagaagggaacctcatcctcatttgggtgacactggacagtaaaataatgtaactattgtaatgtaattaatgtcctttctacaacagcaatcaaggacccatgaggaactattaggtcagtgtagtttctgagtttgttatagacactaattccttgctgtcacaagctgacagatgtaatggctgatctgtgacggtgtgatagtctccaagtggctctgtccacggctgtctcctggtcacagatcacacagatctatccacagcatcagggagcaccaccaagccatgagactccaaccaggagtagaggcagtggtcacactggaaactgaacactgggagctcaggagtgggatgtatagagagagagagagagagagagagagagagagagatattaagtattcttgtgtttatctttttaaatttatttgctttttgatTTGCTATCTTTTCCTGAACTGTATCTTTGGCTTTGTGTGTTTGCGTCTCTCTTTTTGAGCCTTGAGTAAACTCTGTTGTTACACACATTCTGTTTACATGGATTGTGTTACCGTTTAAGAAATTTCAAATACCTGCTTTGAATATTTTTTGGTACATATTCTCAATTGAAAATGTGAAGTTCACTATGACTTTCCCTTAATCTACCACGtttgtaaaaatgtatattatttgTTTCATGTGATAAGTTGCTTCCTGTTTAGTCACTCCTTTCTAGCGCTCCTGGTTCTGCATGAAAACAATGAGACAGACATGGTGTGCTCTCTCTGATAATCCATTAGATCCACTAAAAACATCATAGAGACAATGCCATAAGTTCATTTGTATGTTATTAGATATGTTAAAGATCATATAGTAGTAATGATTTTGTTAAAAAAGATGATGTTTGATAAGTTGCTAAAAACCATTATGTATAAGCTTTCAGTGATGCTCATGTAAGGACCACCCACCGGCCCAACGACGGAATCCAGCGGCGTGGGTGAAGGGATCTCATGTCCTACCTTTCCTTTGCGCTTCTAGAAGAGTTGGCTTCATTTGTTAGAATTTGGCTTCATTCTTTgagctctgtgtataatgaTAATCTGACTCCaatcaataattaatataagtataatGTGATGTTGATCACGATTTAGAGGATTGACTATTCTAAATCTATTAAGTAGATAGAAAACTGAAATGATTGAACATAACTCTGTTTAAACTTAAACCTGGGTTTCTCCATACAAGCTTAAGTTTCAGTTTGTtctaatttaactttaaaccgAGGTTTTCTGCGTTCAAGTTTAAGTCGAGGCTACTCCATTCCAACTTAAACCTAGGCTTTCTCCGTTCTGATTTAAGTTCACAATCTAAGATTAAAGAGGTGTATAATAATGAGTTTCCATAGGCTCAGAATAAGTCAAgattaacaattttattttgccAGGCCGGTTCCACTTAAATCAGTCTATTCAATTAGAAAAATATCAAACACAGTAACAATTAAAAGGATCAGCATAGTATGAAAAACACAAGTTACAGAGTTAAAGTCATACCTGGCAATAGAGACACACAACAATAGCGCGGGAAGTTCTGAATGCAGATGCTTCCCTGAGTCTTTTGTCAATGCACCTTATGTATTTTTGCCTGCCACAGTACACTAATAGCCATTGTAACTGCTACTACAAGGAGATCGGTGATTTAGGTTTGtgttatagtcatttataatgcaATATTTGTCAAGACACAAGCACTGAATATTGCTGTATAGTTTTGTTACAGTTTTCACCGCAAATGTTAATGAGGAAAAGTGACAGTAAATGAATCAACCTTACCACGACTCTGTCTTCATTGGCTACGGTTTAACTTGGTGTTTAGTCAGAGTTTCAACACACTACATGGAGAATTAACTGGAAGTGTGCGTGATGCCCTTAGATCCAACCCTCTTTCTGCTCTATTTAAACCTGAGTACCTGCTTCAGGTCAGAGTTTCTGAAAGATCAGAATAATGGTAAGTTCACTTTTCAATAATATAGcgattattatatattactatCCAAACATCTCATAGGTTTCATTAACATTTCCTGCAGTGTAATAGAATAATTTATCTCTTTAAAATAAGCTTATTGTTTTTATACAAAATGCCtgaaagagagatttttttgatgtatttttacagaaatccagaaatCTAAAttctttaaacatgttttttgcATTGGGTTCATGCATTGCAgatatttgcattatttattcatattatatcttttatttgtaaatcatttttgaaactagattgattttttttgcagtcTTCAAAATTATGacagaattttatttgtattttttttttcattttatttttatagattaatCCCAATGAAGTCGTTACAATTCCAGGTTGTAAGAGaataaaatgtggaaatgttTAATGAGCGAGCAGTTATGAGAGTGAAGACTCTATGTTTGTATCTTGTCTATgatcttctctttctttatttgtttttttggttccAAAGTCCATGATGAAGAGGTCTGTGTTTGTGGGTTTTGTCCTGCTTGCTCTCATCCCATTGATTCATGCTGCCTGTTGGTATCAACTGCCCAGATCTggtagatatatttttttttattattattcttattaggAAGTTCTTATTAACAGTGTGTAAGCATTTCTCACTTCACTcacagatttttaaaagaaattcaaaTGCTGgtttaacattaaacagtaaCAGCATGCTCGCTGTCGTTTATCCAGACAGGAATTTTATACTGTAATACTTTCTGCTTATTTAtgctcactggccactttaataggaacacccaTACACCTGTTCCTTTGTGATGTTGTTCACTCAaccaatcaggtggcagcaaaaacaaaagatctGAACTACTCCTGGAGGAACCTCctgaggtcagaggagaatggacagatggattttttttagctGAAGTAGTGAAAATAGCTAGTCTTTACAACCATTCGGAGTAGAAAAGCATGGCAAAATGCCAATCATTGACACAGATGGCAGGTTCTACTCCTGTCAGCAACAAACAGATGTGaattgatgtgaacattacctgaaacTGTAGCTTCATGATTTTGCAACACGGTCGGCCGACCGAAGAGACgcatgtttctaataaagttgCCAGCAAGTGTGTGTTGCATTTTGTAATTGAGCATCGACTTCCTTTACTGCAGGTGCGACTCATTGTCAAGACGGTCAGGATAAGACTTGGCACCCGATCGGAGCCGAATGGTTAAACAGCAAGTGCGCAAGATGCATATGTGGTGTGGATGGGATGAAATGCTGTGACACGTAAAGATACACAACATACTGCAACAAAACTttcttcacttcatcacattcTACACATTATCACATTCTTCACTTCATGACTTTCTACACATTATCACATTCTTCACTTCATGACTTTCTACACATTATCACATTCTTCACTTCATGACTTTCTACACATTATCACGTTCTTCACTTCATGACTTTCTACACATTATCACGTTCTTCACTTCATGACTTTCTACACATTATCACGTTCTTCACTTCATGACTTTCTACACATTATCACGTTCTTCACTTCATGACTTTCTACACATTATCACGTTCTTCACTTCATGACTTTCTACACATTATCACGTTCTTCACTTCATTAGAGACATCATTTCTCTGCTAGAAAGTCGGATGTATTCACGTCTCATGACTGCAAGTAACGCTCAAGCTGGAGTGtggtttattaataaacacaattGATTTCTTCATTCAGGCATCAAATCAAACTCACTTCTTATTAAAACAATTATAGTTTATCAGTGTTTTGCTCAGCCAAAGGTTTGCATCCCAACTGATTGAAATTGTAGTgccattatttttttgttttttttttaattatcttgGTTTTTATTCATTGTTGTTGAAACCTTTAAACTACCtatattatttacttatatCAGTAATTTGACAAATATCTGATctgatatttctgatattttttcccctatttTTCAGATTAGCACCAGGTGTGTCTGGAGGCTGCaccattaaatatgattttgaaACCTGTACATATAAATTGATTCATCTGGATGAAAATATTCCTTGTATGATTGTTGGAAAGTGATTGCCAAGATGAAATCAAGAAATTGAAATCTCAGAATTAAGAGAGCAGAAGTACAAACATGACTGaaagtataataaaaaattagttACTgacttttttgtattttgtggcTTGATGTGTCAGTAAAGCAGACTGGAGAGTCtggtttaataaagaaaatcctGTTTACTGTACAATATTTTTCTGAGAAAAATCTTATCTGCTAAAAAAATCAGATGATTGTTCACTTTTCATTATTACAGAGATATTCCCGAAGAACTTTGTAATATTATCTAACATCTCGTAGTCTTCATTAACATTTCCTGCAGTGTCCTGGAATAGTTCAACTCTTTAGAATAAGCTTATTGTGTTTATACAAAATGCTTAAAAGTGAGaaaatattacagtgtgtatttcaATCGATAATGGACGACTGGCAAGAATATAGATGCACAAATACTCAGAAATCGTTTATTCAGTTACAATCAGTGCTTACATTACATAGAGTAATATCCATAAATTTTTTCATTAAATTCTATTGAATTATTTAACAACTCCAGTAAAACATTTTCAGTGAAGTGTGTAAACATTTCTGCACTCAGATAAACAgataattgaataaaatggaGGTTTACatgcatttacacacaaacacacagacacacacacacacacagacacacacatacacatgcctTCTGATACGTTTTACATAAATTCATAACACATTacaataacagtacatgaataaCCCTGGAAACTAATAATGATTTAATGCATTTACTAATCACAGCTAACTAATGAAGGGTTATTAACTTCAATGAGTCTTAGGAATTCATGCATGAATAACCAACACCTTATACAATGTGCAATATCCCTCTAATGGTTTTATAATAAGTGCAATATATAGATCTCAGTATATACAGTgtaatatatacaccgatcaggcataacattatgagcactgagaggtgaagtgaataacaatgattattcaattcaattaattcaattcagtggatttgtatagcgccttttacaatggacattgtctcacagcagctttacaaaagaagagaaacagagaaaggcggaaaaaaaattatgaaattaaattattaaactatattatctctattttatccctaatgagcaagcctgtggagTCAGTGGCAAGGataaactccctgtgatgatatgaggaagaaacctggagaggaaccaggctcagaagggaacctcatcctcatttgggtgacactggacagtaaaataatgtaactattgtaatgtaattaatg encodes:
- the LOC131367065 gene encoding beta-microseminoprotein-like; translation: MSMMKRSVFVGFVLLALVPLIHAACLRQLPSFGATHCQDGQDKTWHPIGAEWLNSKCARCTCGVVGMECCDTLPSGVSGGCTIKYDYETCTYKLIHLNKFVSCGVVGK